One Campylobacter concisus DNA segment encodes these proteins:
- a CDS encoding uroporphyrinogen-III synthase, producing the protein MRKIYLVSNTKTTDESVINLSVSKIEFLKFEINLSEYDALVATSKNTFKALKFNGISPINLPVFAIANSCAVAAREFGFSEIYTGQNAHGDDFAREILPLLKGKKVLYLKGKDSASNFLEILQDGGVNIKAIIAYENVLNPCKMELKPPKNSILIFASPINVRNFLTNFGWDESYQTISIGKVTAKELKFSTPLVSQSQDINACIALAKTLL; encoded by the coding sequence TTGCGTAAAATTTATCTTGTCTCAAACACAAAAACAACTGATGAGAGCGTTATAAATTTAAGCGTTAGTAAGATCGAGTTTTTGAAATTTGAGATAAATTTAAGCGAATATGACGCGCTTGTAGCAACCTCAAAAAATACATTTAAAGCTTTAAAATTTAATGGCATTTCGCCTATAAATTTGCCAGTTTTTGCTATCGCAAATAGTTGTGCAGTGGCTGCAAGAGAGTTTGGCTTTAGTGAAATTTACACTGGACAAAATGCTCATGGAGATGACTTTGCAAGAGAAATTTTGCCACTTTTAAAAGGCAAAAAGGTGCTTTATCTAAAAGGCAAAGATAGCGCTTCAAATTTCTTAGAAATTTTACAAGATGGCGGCGTAAATATAAAGGCGATCATCGCTTATGAAAATGTCTTAAACCCTTGCAAAATGGAGCTAAAGCCACCAAAAAATAGCATTTTGATATTTGCATCTCCGATAAATGTGAGAAATTTCCTTACTAATTTTGGCTGGGACGAGAGCTATCAGACGATAAGCATCGGAAAGGTCACTGCAAAAGAGCTAAAATTTAGCACGCCACTTGTTAGTCAAAGTCAAGATATAAACGCTTGTATCGCACTTGCCAAAACGTTACTTTAA
- a CDS encoding cupin domain-containing protein: protein MSQIYNLDKDTKIVEKSVVSKRLFQNKNASVDIYAFDEGEELDHEMLFIDSLAFVIDGEAQLEYGKKQMKLGRDEACLIEAKTWRKLKFTKKTKYLLIDFKENVMIDHLDKASVFSLAGAVSYESGKIVSKTLVKNENGSMSLLSFDKDQELSTHAAPGDALLIALDGELDLKIADESFHLVKGDSIVLPGKIPHGLKVKDKFKMLLIVTKDKM, encoded by the coding sequence ATGAGTCAAATTTATAATCTTGACAAAGACACAAAGATAGTTGAAAAAAGCGTCGTTAGCAAAAGGCTCTTTCAAAACAAAAACGCAAGTGTCGATATATACGCATTTGACGAGGGTGAGGAGCTCGATCACGAGATGCTTTTTATAGACAGCCTTGCCTTTGTCATTGACGGCGAAGCGCAGCTTGAATACGGCAAAAAGCAAATGAAGCTTGGACGCGACGAAGCCTGCCTTATCGAGGCAAAAACCTGGCGAAAGCTCAAATTTACAAAAAAAACAAAATATTTACTAATAGATTTTAAGGAGAATGTTATGATAGATCATTTAGACAAAGCGAGCGTTTTTAGCCTCGCAGGTGCCGTTAGCTACGAGAGTGGCAAGATAGTTAGCAAGACGCTTGTCAAAAACGAAAATGGCTCGATGTCGCTGCTTAGTTTTGACAAAGACCAAGAGCTCTCGACCCACGCAGCACCAGGCGACGCGCTACTTATCGCACTTGATGGCGAGCTTGATTTGAAAATAGCTGATGAGAGCTTTCATCTAGTAAAGGGCGATAGCATCGTGCTTCCAGGCAAGATCCCACACGGACTAAAAGTGAAAGATAAATTCAAAATGCTACTTATCGTCACAAAAGACAAAATGTAA
- a CDS encoding RDD family protein, which produces MSMQIEEKLQNEEISLAPFTKRVLAYSVDELIVTFLFLIIYWDAFAAITTYDDARNLSINFFWQIFALKVIYHTFFVWYYGASPGQMITKTMCINVEILDKPNLTQSLVRAIFRIVSEACFYLGFAWALSNPARQTWQDKIAKTVVINA; this is translated from the coding sequence ATGAGTATGCAGATAGAAGAGAAGCTTCAAAACGAAGAAATTTCACTTGCCCCTTTTACAAAAAGAGTGCTAGCCTACTCAGTCGATGAGCTCATCGTTACATTTTTGTTTTTGATCATCTACTGGGACGCATTTGCAGCGATCACGACCTATGACGACGCTAGAAATTTGAGTATAAATTTCTTTTGGCAGATATTTGCTCTAAAGGTCATCTATCACACATTTTTCGTTTGGTATTATGGTGCAAGCCCTGGGCAGATGATAACAAAGACGATGTGTATAAATGTAGAAATTTTAGATAAGCCAAATTTAACTCAAAGTCTTGTTAGGGCGATCTTTAGGATAGTTAGTGAAGCTTGTTTTTATCTTGGCTTTGCGTGGGCACTTTCAAACCCTGCAAGGCAGACGTGGCAAGACAAAATAGCAAAAACAGTGGTGATAAATGCGTAA
- a CDS encoding polyribonucleotide nucleotidyltransferase: MQYSIEVNNQVEIFDLNKVAKQASGAVLLRVKNTVVLATVAREDVQVEEDFLPLTVQYIEKAYAAGKIPGGYVKRETKPGDFETLTARIIDRSLRPLFPKGYAYPTQIVVMVLSADPEVDLQVVGLNAASVALYLSDIPVNRPVCGVRVGYIDDKFVINPSNSELKQSAIDLYVAGTKDELLMIEMRSLPQQTTQLIPMVAIEPMIDPSLSDSMAQKQVMNEFSEDKMVEAIDFAGKAILRASSAYEEAFKEHKKEDAALELKPEIENENIAIYIDKFYKAEVKNAINQMAKSERASELGKIAKQISSDEVAQKEGWDEAVISNVLGKYKKKIVREQIINEGVRADGRGLEEVRPISIETNVLPNAHGSCLFTRGQTQALVIATLGTDSDAQMYDILTEKAPLVEKFMFNYNFPGFSVGEASPLKAPGRRELGHGNLAKRALAPSIDLASPYTIRVVSEILESNGSSSMASVCGGSLALRAAGVNTQKLVAGVAMGLIFEGEKHAVLTDIMGLEDHDGDMDFKVAGTSDGITALQMDIKLGGISLEVLKEALYQAKRGREHILDLMTQADKNIEINEDVLPKLELFSVDPSKIVDIIGQAGKTIKEIIEKFEVSIDLDREKGEVKIAGGAKKNVDAAKDYIISITSKENSRSFGKKPFKHDKDRVKPTFNIGDEFVGSVKSVVDFGVFIELKDGVDGLLHISKIKSPLNVGDQVKVCVSEQKGNKISLSLVE, from the coding sequence ATGCAATATAGTATAGAAGTCAATAATCAGGTCGAAATTTTTGACCTTAATAAAGTAGCTAAACAAGCTAGCGGGGCAGTGCTTTTAAGAGTGAAAAACACCGTAGTTTTAGCAACTGTGGCAAGAGAAGATGTGCAAGTTGAAGAGGATTTTTTGCCTCTAACGGTGCAATACATCGAAAAAGCTTACGCTGCTGGTAAAATCCCAGGCGGTTACGTCAAGCGTGAGACCAAGCCAGGCGACTTTGAGACGCTAACAGCTCGCATCATAGATAGATCACTTCGCCCGCTTTTCCCAAAAGGCTACGCATACCCAACACAGATCGTTGTCATGGTGCTTTCGGCTGATCCTGAGGTTGATCTGCAAGTTGTTGGACTAAATGCGGCTTCAGTGGCACTTTATCTTAGCGACATCCCAGTAAATCGCCCAGTTTGTGGCGTAAGAGTTGGATATATAGATGATAAATTTGTCATAAACCCAAGCAACTCTGAGCTAAAACAAAGTGCGATCGATCTTTATGTAGCTGGCACAAAAGATGAGCTTTTGATGATCGAGATGAGAAGCTTACCTCAGCAAACTACGCAGCTCATACCGATGGTAGCGATAGAGCCGATGATAGATCCAAGCCTAAGCGATAGTATGGCGCAAAAGCAAGTGATGAATGAATTTAGCGAAGATAAGATGGTTGAGGCGATAGACTTTGCTGGCAAGGCCATACTAAGAGCTAGCAGTGCTTACGAAGAGGCGTTTAAAGAGCATAAAAAAGAGGACGCAGCACTTGAGCTAAAACCTGAGATAGAAAATGAAAATATCGCTATTTACATCGATAAATTTTATAAAGCAGAGGTTAAAAACGCGATCAATCAAATGGCAAAGAGCGAGCGTGCAAGCGAGCTTGGCAAGATCGCTAAGCAAATTTCAAGCGATGAGGTAGCTCAAAAAGAGGGTTGGGATGAGGCCGTCATCTCAAATGTCCTTGGTAAATATAAAAAGAAAATAGTAAGAGAGCAGATCATAAACGAGGGCGTTAGAGCCGACGGACGCGGACTTGAAGAGGTTAGACCTATTAGCATCGAGACAAATGTCCTTCCAAACGCTCACGGCTCATGCCTCTTTACAAGAGGGCAAACTCAGGCGCTAGTTATCGCCACTCTTGGCACAGATAGCGACGCTCAGATGTATGACATCCTAACTGAAAAAGCTCCTTTGGTTGAGAAATTTATGTTTAACTACAATTTCCCAGGCTTTAGCGTAGGCGAAGCAAGCCCGCTTAAAGCTCCAGGTAGGCGCGAGCTTGGACATGGAAATTTAGCCAAACGCGCCCTTGCACCAAGCATCGATCTAGCTTCTCCATATACGATAAGGGTCGTTTCAGAAATTTTAGAGAGCAACGGTTCAAGCTCTATGGCTAGTGTTTGCGGTGGTTCGCTAGCACTTAGAGCTGCTGGGGTCAATACCCAAAAACTAGTTGCAGGTGTTGCGATGGGTCTTATATTTGAAGGCGAGAAACATGCTGTTTTAACCGATATCATGGGACTTGAAGACCACGACGGCGATATGGACTTTAAAGTTGCTGGCACAAGTGATGGCATCACAGCGCTTCAGATGGATATAAAGCTTGGAGGCATCAGCCTGGAGGTGCTAAAAGAGGCACTTTATCAAGCAAAACGCGGCAGAGAGCACATCCTTGATCTAATGACACAAGCTGATAAAAATATAGAGATAAACGAAGATGTATTACCAAAACTTGAGCTATTTAGCGTTGATCCAAGCAAGATCGTAGATATCATCGGTCAAGCTGGCAAGACTATAAAAGAGATCATTGAGAAATTTGAAGTTTCAATCGACCTTGATAGAGAAAAAGGCGAGGTTAAAATCGCAGGTGGCGCTAAGAAAAACGTCGATGCGGCAAAAGACTACATCATCTCGATCACTTCAAAAGAGAACTCTCGCTCATTTGGCAAAAAGCCGTTTAAACACGACAAAGACCGCGTAAAACCGACATTTAATATCGGAGATGAGTTTGTTGGAAGCGTAAAAAGCGTGGTTGATTTTGGAGTATTTATCGAGCTAAAAGACGGTGTTGATGGTCTGCTTCACATCTCAAAGATAAAGAGCCCATTAAACGTAGGCGATCAGGTAAAAGTGTGTGTGAGCGAGCAAAAAGGAAACAAAATTTCGCTCTCTTTGGTTGAATAA
- the purD gene encoding phosphoribosylamine--glycine ligase, whose protein sequence is MNILIIGSGGREYAIALKLKSEKNDINLYFAPGNGATSRLGENLNIKDFHELAEFAKKNNIELTIVGPEAPLSEGVVDIFKKEGLLIFGPSKAAARLEASKAYMKDFLARNNIKTAKYLNTDDKEKAFKFIDTLSAPMVVKADGLCAGKGVIIANSKEEAKEAVSDMLSGASFGDAGKFVVVEEFLDGFELSFFAICDGENFVSLPVAQDHKRLLDNDEGPNTGGMGAYAPSPLASKELVKRVEEEVVKPTLKGMKNEGNPFCGVLFVGLMIVKNEPYVLEFNVRFGDPECEVLMPLIDGNLSEILLNAAKGELKPISLKDEFAVGVVMSSKNYPYKSSPKAKISVLNDVKDAHIAYAGVSKEGDEIYADGGRVLVCVATAKSIKEARDKAYELCENVKFDGAHYRKDIAWQALK, encoded by the coding sequence ATGAACATTCTCATAATAGGAAGTGGCGGCCGCGAATACGCCATCGCTCTTAAGCTAAAAAGTGAAAAAAACGATATAAATTTATACTTTGCGCCTGGAAATGGTGCGACCTCACGCCTTGGCGAGAATTTAAACATAAAAGACTTTCATGAACTAGCTGAATTCGCTAAAAAAAATAATATCGAGCTAACTATCGTGGGACCTGAAGCGCCACTTAGCGAAGGCGTAGTGGATATATTTAAAAAAGAGGGTTTGCTCATCTTTGGACCAAGCAAAGCAGCAGCCAGACTTGAAGCTAGCAAGGCCTATATGAAGGACTTTTTAGCTAGAAATAATATAAAAACTGCAAAATATTTAAACACAGATGATAAAGAAAAAGCATTTAAATTTATTGATACCCTAAGCGCTCCGATGGTCGTAAAGGCTGATGGGCTTTGCGCTGGAAAAGGCGTGATCATCGCAAATTCTAAAGAAGAAGCCAAAGAGGCAGTTAGCGACATGCTAAGCGGGGCTAGCTTTGGTGATGCTGGCAAATTTGTGGTGGTTGAAGAGTTCTTAGACGGCTTTGAGTTAAGCTTTTTTGCCATTTGTGACGGCGAAAATTTTGTAAGCTTGCCAGTGGCGCAAGACCACAAGCGCTTGCTTGATAACGACGAGGGTCCAAATACCGGCGGTATGGGTGCTTACGCTCCAAGTCCGCTTGCTTCAAAAGAGCTAGTAAAAAGGGTCGAAGAAGAGGTGGTAAAACCTACGCTAAAAGGGATGAAAAACGAAGGCAATCCGTTTTGCGGAGTGCTTTTTGTGGGGCTGATGATCGTAAAAAATGAGCCTTATGTGCTTGAGTTTAACGTGAGATTTGGCGATCCTGAGTGCGAGGTATTGATGCCTTTGATAGATGGAAATTTGAGTGAAATTTTACTAAACGCTGCAAAAGGCGAGCTAAAGCCTATCAGCTTAAAAGATGAATTTGCTGTTGGTGTCGTAATGTCTAGCAAAAATTATCCTTATAAAAGCAGCCCAAAGGCTAAAATTTCAGTTTTAAATGATGTAAAAGATGCCCATATAGCTTACGCGGGTGTGAGCAAAGAGGGCGATGAAATTTACGCAGATGGCGGTAGAGTGCTAGTCTGCGTGGCGACTGCAAAGAGCATAAAAGAGGCACGTGATAAGGCCTATGAGCTTTGCGAAAATGTCAAATTTGATGGAGCGCATTATAGAAAAGATATCGCGTGGCAGGCTCTAAAATGA
- a CDS encoding universal stress protein: MKYKKLLFPIGAGDDIEPRIYGALKVAQWFKAHMEILTCQLDPSVVYNMKMTLRGGVLFEEFLKSAKSELAVEHEENEKLFNKICAELGIKVSDEVIEDVCTANFTIHNGKRSAIVEQESKFCDLVVAAVPLDGKITGTFESAVLKSGKNAIVIPRKMRDFKADNILVSWTGTTQSSRALTGAIDLLKSAKKVQCITSKASLGDNAELNLKKLEEYFKVHNISASFEVIATTTIPGEALLKAANDRNADLIVASRYGENGLMEMVLGGTSRFFLEHTNIPVYL; encoded by the coding sequence ATGAAATACAAAAAGTTGCTTTTTCCAATAGGAGCAGGGGACGATATCGAGCCAAGAATTTACGGTGCTTTAAAAGTTGCACAATGGTTTAAAGCTCACATGGAGATCCTCACTTGCCAACTAGATCCAAGCGTGGTTTATAATATGAAAATGACGCTTCGTGGTGGAGTGCTTTTTGAGGAATTCTTAAAATCAGCCAAGTCAGAGCTTGCGGTTGAACACGAAGAGAATGAAAAGCTTTTTAATAAAATTTGCGCAGAGCTAGGCATAAAGGTGAGCGACGAGGTCATCGAAGATGTCTGCACTGCAAATTTCACGATCCATAATGGAAAAAGAAGCGCTATAGTTGAGCAAGAGAGTAAATTTTGCGATCTAGTCGTAGCTGCAGTGCCACTTGATGGCAAGATCACTGGCACATTTGAGTCAGCTGTTTTAAAAAGTGGCAAAAATGCGATCGTTATCCCTAGAAAGATGCGTGATTTTAAAGCTGATAACATCCTTGTAAGCTGGACGGGAACAACTCAAAGCTCAAGAGCCCTAACTGGCGCGATCGATCTTTTAAAGAGCGCTAAAAAAGTTCAGTGCATCACTTCAAAAGCAAGCCTTGGTGATAATGCCGAGCTAAATCTTAAAAAACTTGAAGAATACTTTAAGGTTCATAATATCAGTGCTAGTTTTGAAGTTATAGCAACTACAACGATACCTGGCGAAGCACTTTTAAAAGCTGCAAATGATAGAAACGCAGACCTTATCGTAGCTAGCAGATACGGCGAAAACGGACTAATGGAGATGGTCCTTGGCGGAACATCAAGATTTTTCTTAGAACATACAAATATCCCAGTTTATCTATAA
- a CDS encoding sodium:proton antiporter, whose protein sequence is MASVKFKDQLDAANKLIEILPKKELNDAKTIVLCMSLESVILTDVVCRGLNLSYEMLFSEPIPAPNNSECDVAIVSETEDIVLNDPLIKAFNISYDYIYGEAHRKYEEKILKNVYKYRKGNLIGELKGKNILLIDEGCETGMTALICIKTLLDVKVKSISYATPMIATDVFANLNDMVDEIYTINKIVDFIDVDSYYEKKIEATSERIMSILEESPHYLPLQKQQGDKNNAI, encoded by the coding sequence ATGGCAAGCGTTAAATTTAAAGATCAACTAGATGCAGCCAATAAGCTCATCGAGATCTTGCCAAAAAAAGAGCTAAATGACGCTAAGACGATAGTTCTTTGCATGTCGCTTGAGTCAGTTATCCTGACTGATGTGGTTTGTAGAGGGCTAAATTTAAGCTATGAGATGCTCTTTAGCGAGCCAATCCCTGCGCCAAACAACAGCGAATGCGACGTAGCGATAGTTAGCGAAACTGAGGATATCGTGCTAAACGATCCTCTCATAAAAGCTTTTAACATAAGCTATGACTACATCTACGGCGAGGCGCATAGAAAATATGAAGAGAAAATTTTAAAAAATGTATATAAATATAGAAAAGGAAATTTGATAGGAGAGCTAAAGGGCAAGAATATTTTACTGATTGATGAGGGGTGTGAGACTGGCATGACGGCACTCATTTGCATAAAGACGCTGCTTGATGTGAAGGTAAAATCCATCTCATACGCAACGCCGATGATAGCCACCGATGTCTTTGCAAATTTAAATGATATGGTCGATGAAATTTACACGATAAACAAGATCGTTGATTTTATCGATGTGGATTCGTATTACGAGAAAAAGATCGAGGCTACGAGCGAGCGCATCATGTCGATATTAGAAGAGAGCCCTCACTATTTACCGTTACAAAAACAACAAGGAGATAAAAATAATGCAATATAG
- a CDS encoding LPS-assembly protein LptD translates to MRKILFLIPICVFSLSAAVQDVQLLADDVKQDKGIVTANKNVVVYSQEYLVTVDCAVYDQNSSVIELFGNVNMMKGKDEVSRSNYAKLNLKNNNAAFESLFMMNKDMEVWMRSDESSSDSEYYRVRKAMVSSCNVQDPDWSITSSSAMLNKQSKFLHLFNPVFRIANVPVFYLPYFGFSTDTTRRTGLLPPELGYGKSEGFYYKQPVYFAPYNEWDLEFDPQIRTNRGAGIYGAFRFTDSPDSRGEISFGSFTDKNSYRAKQKSETSNRAELKNKTHKGVGLKYERDKLIKYLSEADLQEGMWIDATKLNDIDYLNLKGRDDDYDSLVTSKFNYFIANDDHYFGAYAKYYIDTEKIGSKNENKDTLQELPSLQYHKFTDDIVLPNILYSIDLQSHRYDRKIGVRATQYEFTLPASVHVPLFDDSLTFSFYEYLYASRINYENKINSFDDKREDKHTNFVNNYHKFALHTDLAKAYESFYHTLNFGAEYLLPGYRKGNLDDEFIYDKDLNEYENFLAQDQSKEEVSGYLTQYFFNGSGRKVVKHSISQGYYTKDDEYSNLKNAIYLYPFENFSLYNKLEYSHKDRELKKVQNGLYYTHDLFWINMLHTMKKSDSKAKNSATKDSYFTSSAGVKLPHQYSLIGDWQYDVERSYTKSWRVGVLHQRKCWNYGLIYQHDVEPTTTTNGSASTKKSGIYFTINFYPMGGLHYDFSQSSTASSSSK, encoded by the coding sequence ATGCGTAAAATTTTATTTTTAATTCCGATTTGTGTTTTTAGTTTAAGTGCAGCAGTGCAAGATGTGCAGCTATTAGCTGATGATGTGAAGCAAGATAAGGGCATCGTAACGGCAAACAAAAACGTCGTTGTATATTCGCAAGAGTATCTTGTGACAGTTGATTGTGCTGTTTATGATCAAAATAGCTCCGTCATCGAGCTATTTGGCAATGTCAATATGATGAAGGGCAAAGACGAGGTCTCTCGCTCAAACTACGCCAAGCTAAATTTAAAAAACAACAACGCTGCCTTTGAGTCACTCTTTATGATGAACAAAGACATGGAAGTGTGGATGAGAAGTGACGAGAGCAGTTCTGATAGCGAGTATTACAGAGTAAGAAAGGCTATGGTTTCAAGCTGTAATGTCCAAGATCCTGACTGGAGCATCACTTCAAGCTCAGCCATGCTAAACAAACAGAGTAAATTTTTGCACCTTTTTAACCCAGTCTTTCGCATAGCAAACGTGCCAGTCTTTTACTTGCCATACTTTGGCTTCTCAACTGATACCACAAGAAGAACAGGTCTTTTGCCACCAGAGCTAGGATATGGCAAGTCAGAGGGTTTTTACTATAAGCAGCCAGTATATTTTGCGCCTTATAATGAGTGGGATCTAGAGTTTGATCCGCAGATTAGAACAAACAGAGGCGCTGGAATTTACGGTGCTTTTAGATTTACTGATTCGCCTGATTCAAGAGGCGAGATCAGCTTTGGTTCATTTACTGATAAAAATAGCTACCGAGCCAAGCAAAAAAGCGAGACTTCAAACAGAGCTGAGCTAAAAAACAAAACTCACAAAGGTGTCGGGCTAAAATATGAAAGAGATAAGCTCATAAAATACCTTAGTGAGGCTGATCTGCAAGAGGGTATGTGGATAGATGCAACCAAGCTAAATGACATAGACTATCTAAATTTAAAGGGTAGAGACGATGACTATGACTCGCTTGTGACCTCTAAATTTAACTACTTTATCGCAAATGACGATCACTACTTTGGTGCCTATGCGAAATACTACATAGACACCGAAAAGATCGGCTCAAAGAACGAAAACAAAGATACGCTTCAAGAGCTTCCATCGCTTCAGTATCATAAATTTACAGATGATATAGTCTTGCCAAATATCTTATATTCAATCGATCTTCAATCACACAGATATGATAGAAAGATAGGCGTTAGGGCAACTCAGTATGAATTTACACTCCCAGCTTCAGTGCATGTGCCACTGTTTGATGATAGCTTAACATTTTCATTTTACGAGTATCTTTACGCTTCAAGGATAAACTACGAAAACAAGATAAATTCATTTGATGACAAAAGAGAAGATAAACACACAAATTTTGTAAATAACTACCATAAATTTGCCCTTCACACAGACCTTGCAAAGGCGTATGAGAGCTTTTATCACACTTTAAATTTTGGTGCTGAGTACTTGCTGCCAGGATATAGAAAAGGAAATTTAGACGACGAGTTTATCTACGATAAAGATCTAAATGAGTATGAAAATTTCTTAGCTCAAGATCAGAGCAAAGAGGAAGTTTCTGGCTATTTGACACAGTATTTCTTTAACGGCAGTGGTAGAAAAGTCGTAAAACATAGCATATCACAAGGTTACTACACAAAAGATGATGAATATTCAAATTTAAAAAATGCCATCTATCTATATCCGTTTGAGAATTTTAGCCTTTATAACAAGCTTGAGTACTCACACAAAGATAGAGAGCTTAAAAAGGTTCAAAACGGACTTTACTATACGCACGATCTATTTTGGATAAATATGCTCCATACGATGAAAAAGAGCGATAGCAAGGCTAAAAACAGCGCAACAAAAGATAGCTACTTTACAAGCAGTGCAGGCGTGAAGCTCCCTCATCAATATAGCCTAATTGGCGACTGGCAATACGACGTTGAGAGAAGTTACACAAAGAGCTGGAGAGTTGGCGTGCTTCATCAAAGAAAGTGCTGGAACTACGGGCTAATTTATCAACACGATGTCGAGCCGACAACAACGACAAATGGCTCAGCCTCAACTAAGAAAAGTGGCATCTACTTTACTATAAATTTCTATCCGATGGGCGGCTTGCACTATGACTTTTCACAAAGCAGCACCGCTTCATCAAGTAGCAAATAA
- a CDS encoding multidrug effflux MFS transporter codes for MRKENSKLFLLIFLGVLSAFGPFVTDLYLPALPAITEWFSTSISATQLTITTSMAGLAIGQLIIGPISDKFGRKTPLTISLIVYTVSTIFIFFAQNIQFFIFMRIIQGLASAGSLVISRAVVSDLYKGHEMTKFFSLMMVVNGLAPILSPIGGSFLLKFTDWRGIFMALTIIGIVLFIANFYFKESLSQRDRLKVPLLQTYGVFGKILRKKKFMLFIAIQTFTMGAMFAYIAASSFIFQDFYSLSPLSYGFCFGANGLAIVIGARLASLINERKALKTGLFGTLFASIFVALMLCSKFEVIGVIIAFFLLLLFTGFILPTASSLAMNEGREYAGSASAVLGFCPFFLGGVISPLVGLGDIFYSTSIAILVCSVLAFISFLGLKRVA; via the coding sequence ATGAGAAAAGAAAATTCCAAACTATTTTTACTGATATTTTTAGGCGTGCTTTCAGCCTTTGGGCCGTTTGTGACCGACCTTTACTTGCCAGCACTTCCAGCCATAACCGAGTGGTTTAGTACAAGTATCTCTGCCACGCAGCTAACTATAACTACTTCGATGGCAGGCCTTGCGATCGGTCAGCTAATAATTGGCCCAATCAGCGATAAATTTGGCCGAAAAACGCCACTTACCATCTCGCTCATCGTCTATACGGTAAGCACGATTTTTATATTTTTTGCGCAAAATATCCAGTTTTTTATCTTTATGCGTATCATCCAAGGCCTTGCAAGTGCGGGCAGTCTCGTCATCTCAAGAGCCGTTGTGAGCGACCTTTATAAGGGTCACGAGATGACAAAATTCTTTAGCCTTATGATGGTTGTAAATGGCCTTGCTCCGATACTTTCGCCAATAGGTGGCAGCTTTCTACTTAAATTTACCGACTGGCGCGGCATCTTTATGGCACTAACTATCATTGGCATTGTGCTATTTATCGCAAATTTTTACTTCAAAGAGAGCCTAAGCCAGAGAGATCGCCTAAAAGTACCACTGCTTCAGACTTACGGCGTCTTTGGCAAAATTTTAAGAAAAAAGAAATTTATGCTCTTTATCGCGATCCAGACATTTACTATGGGTGCGATGTTTGCCTATATCGCGGCATCTTCTTTTATATTTCAGGATTTTTACTCGCTAAGTCCATTAAGCTACGGTTTTTGCTTTGGGGCAAATGGTCTAGCCATCGTCATAGGTGCTAGGCTTGCAAGCCTAATAAATGAACGCAAAGCGCTAAAAACTGGGCTTTTTGGCACCTTGTTTGCTAGCATTTTTGTTGCACTCATGCTTTGCTCTAAATTTGAAGTGATCGGCGTTATCATCGCATTTTTCTTGCTTTTGCTCTTTACTGGCTTTATCTTACCAACGGCCTCATCACTTGCGATGAACGAGGGCAGGGAGTATGCTGGCTCAGCCTCGGCGGTACTTGGATTTTGCCCATTTTTCTTAGGCGGCGTCATCTCTCCACTAGTTGGTCTTGGTGACATTTTTTACTCGACGTCAATAGCTATTTTAGTTTGCAGCGTGCTTGCTTTTATCTCATTTTTAGGACTAAAAAGAGTTGCGTAA